From Theileria orientalis strain Shintoku DNA, chromosome 4, complete genome, the proteins below share one genomic window:
- a CDS encoding sybindin, protein MNWKNFGYACCLSCGFNFFLFQVLFFHLKFGQTSVELAPEKIPTASNACMTCGIINLIIVLLSMCYIRGIIKFNPLHYVMRIFNMAGRHGPATGANRYRRFTDSFNHSVPIPNSPSDQEKITAANSGFSHLNLSESGLSDKFHSGHNMGTTSRSVTPPPPPPPARQGSTTVNRSTVSIQSTEPNTQEKKPPFEMIDLN, encoded by the coding sequence ATGAACTGGAAAAATTTCGGTTACGCATGTTGTCTTAGCTGCGGGTTTAACTTTTTCCTGTTTCAGGTCCTTTTCTTCCACCTCAAGTTCGGGCAGACTTCAGTGGAGCTGGCACCAGAGAAGATACCGACCGCGTCAAACGCCTGTATGACCTGCGGGATCATAAACCTGATTATTGTACTTTTAAGCATGTGTTACATAAGGGGCATAATAAAGTTTAACCCCTTGCACTACGTCATGAGAATATTTAACATGGCAGGAAGACACGGACCTGCCACCGGAGCAAACAGATACCGGAGGTTCACGGACTCGTTTAACCACTCTGTCCCAATCCCGAACTCGCCTTCCGACCAGGAAAAAATTACAGCGGCAAACTCAGGCTTCTCGCACCTAAATTTGTCAGAATCGGGGCTTTCAGACAAGTTTCATTCAGGTCACAACATGGGCACCACCTCCAGGTCGGTAACGCCACCACCACCTCCGCCTCCAGCCCGGCAAGGCTCAACGACTGTAAATAGGAGTACTGTATCAATTCAAAGCACGGAGCCAAACACACAGGAAAAGAAACCGCCCTTTGAAATGATCGATTTAAACTAA